Proteins from a genomic interval of Chroococcidiopsis thermalis PCC 7203:
- a CDS encoding AI-2E family transporter → MNLGQWLGLLAIVTSIYILWQIRQILLLLFAAVILSTALNRLARRFQRSGMRRSLAVILSVGIFLAGVIGFFWLIVPPFIEQFQELTVRVPRGLDRFSIWIEQLGTRVPQQVAPYLPNVDSLSKQAQPFFERVLGGSFAFVTSSLEFIIKFLLVLVLTGMMLANPHAYRQGFVRLFPSFYRRRVDGILHECEESLGKWLTGALISTSVVALMSMVGLSVLRIPAALALGVLAGFLNLIPNVGPTISVIPPMAIALLDTPIKSVLVFVLYFVIQQIESNFLTPYIMAQQVSLLPAVTLLAQVFFATFFGFLGLLLALPLTVVGKIWFREVLLEDVLDRWQWGGKQDTTGLDSLCGLHDASMTKENLSNSDDVTSQERAIVDESTGVDSRAAEEQGSKGAREQGSNPKSNNKL, encoded by the coding sequence ATGAACCTCGGTCAATGGCTCGGTTTATTAGCAATCGTTACTTCCATTTATATTCTGTGGCAAATTCGCCAAATTCTCTTATTATTATTTGCCGCAGTTATTTTATCGACTGCCTTAAATCGGTTAGCCAGAAGATTTCAGCGATCGGGAATGCGGCGATCGCTTGCTGTTATCTTATCAGTTGGTATATTTCTAGCTGGAGTTATTGGTTTTTTCTGGTTAATTGTTCCACCATTTATCGAGCAGTTCCAAGAGCTTACAGTCAGGGTTCCTAGAGGTTTAGATCGATTCAGCATTTGGATAGAGCAATTAGGAACTCGCGTTCCCCAGCAAGTAGCTCCATACTTACCAAATGTAGATAGTCTTAGCAAACAAGCACAGCCATTCTTTGAGCGCGTCTTGGGCGGTTCTTTTGCTTTCGTAACTAGCTCTTTAGAATTTATTATCAAGTTTTTACTTGTATTAGTATTAACGGGGATGATGTTAGCTAATCCCCATGCTTACCGTCAGGGTTTTGTGAGATTATTTCCTTCATTTTATCGCCGTAGGGTAGATGGAATTTTACACGAATGCGAGGAGTCGTTAGGCAAATGGCTGACTGGTGCTTTAATTAGCACGAGCGTAGTTGCACTAATGAGTATGGTGGGACTATCAGTGTTGCGAATACCAGCAGCTTTGGCATTGGGAGTTTTAGCAGGGTTTCTCAATTTAATTCCCAACGTCGGTCCCACTATCAGTGTCATTCCACCTATGGCGATCGCGCTGTTAGATACGCCGATCAAATCCGTACTCGTATTCGTTCTCTATTTTGTGATTCAACAAATTGAGAGTAATTTTTTGACACCATATATCATGGCGCAGCAGGTATCTTTACTACCAGCCGTGACTTTACTAGCTCAAGTATTTTTTGCCACGTTCTTCGGCTTTTTAGGTTTATTACTGGCGCTACCTCTAACTGTAGTAGGCAAAATTTGGTTTCGCGAAGTCTTGTTAGAAGATGTACTAGACCGCTGGCAGTGGGGTGGAAAGCAAGATACTACTGGACTCGATTCATTGTGCGGGTTGCACGATGCCAGTATGACAAAGGAAAATCTTTCAAATTCAGATGATGTAACTAGTCAAGAGCGAGCGATTGTAGATGAATCCACAGGAGTAGATAGTAGAGCAGCAGAAGAGCAAGGGAGCAAGGGAGCAAGGGAGCAGGGGAGCAATCCAAAATCCAACAACAAACTCTAA
- a CDS encoding HlyD family efflux transporter periplasmic adaptor subunit, translating to MQSEPNKNSVLRLVRQDTPKNPSPEANPAFLRPVQSNEFLPPVSLWTTLGGLLLLGTVAIGLALAATIHYKAMVKSAATIRPAGETRIVQAAIAGSIQQILVKENQSVKKGQAIAIIDNAQLLTKQQQVTGSIKNNELQLAQIDAQLLSLKRQREFESGLIERNVAAATAQLQRYQREYQDRQITSQAQVQEATAALELSKVEMEQFKQLANTGAVTQLQIKEKEQAFAAAEAKLKGAKAALNPTSAAIAMATEQVAQERAKGEISLANLNKDREVLRQRRLALENEIDRAARELQQVQHELKKAVLLTPDAGKVLKLELRNPGQVVNVGQSIAQIAPTQAALTIKARVAAQDISSIQICQKAAVADCKTGRVQLRISAYPYPDYGILRGAVRAISADAIVPQSQSPNTASPYYEVTIQPEKPYLVKGDRTYSLKPGMEVNADIVAQEETVLKFLLRKARLLTSW from the coding sequence ATGCAGTCGGAACCAAATAAAAACAGTGTCTTGCGTTTAGTCCGCCAGGACACGCCCAAGAACCCATCACCTGAAGCAAATCCTGCTTTCTTACGCCCAGTGCAGAGTAATGAGTTTCTCCCCCCCGTGAGCCTGTGGACGACTTTAGGTGGGTTGTTGCTACTAGGTACAGTAGCTATAGGGCTGGCTCTGGCTGCTACGATTCATTACAAAGCAATGGTAAAGTCTGCTGCTACTATCCGTCCGGCAGGAGAGACGAGAATAGTCCAAGCCGCGATCGCTGGCTCCATACAACAGATTTTGGTTAAAGAAAACCAATCAGTCAAAAAAGGACAGGCGATCGCAATTATCGATAACGCTCAACTCTTGACAAAACAGCAACAGGTGACGGGCAGTATCAAAAATAACGAATTACAACTGGCTCAAATCGATGCTCAATTACTATCCCTCAAAAGACAGCGTGAGTTTGAGTCAGGCTTAATCGAGCGCAATGTTGCTGCGGCTACTGCCCAATTGCAACGCTATCAACGGGAATATCAGGATCGACAAATCACATCCCAAGCTCAAGTACAAGAAGCAACAGCAGCACTAGAGTTATCGAAAGTCGAGATGGAACAGTTCAAGCAACTGGCAAATACAGGAGCGGTGACGCAGTTACAAATTAAAGAAAAAGAACAAGCATTTGCTGCTGCTGAAGCTAAACTCAAAGGAGCCAAAGCCGCGCTAAATCCTACAAGTGCAGCGATCGCGATGGCAACAGAACAAGTTGCCCAAGAGCGAGCTAAGGGCGAGATCTCCCTAGCTAATTTAAATAAAGACCGAGAGGTGTTGCGTCAACGTCGTCTTGCCCTAGAAAATGAGATCGATCGCGCCGCTAGAGAACTACAGCAAGTCCAGCACGAGCTGAAAAAAGCCGTTCTCTTAACTCCTGACGCTGGTAAAGTCTTGAAACTGGAGTTACGCAACCCCGGACAAGTTGTAAATGTAGGGCAATCGATCGCGCAGATCGCTCCTACTCAAGCGGCGCTAACAATTAAAGCGCGAGTAGCTGCTCAAGACATCAGTAGTATTCAAATCTGCCAGAAAGCGGCAGTTGCAGACTGTAAAACCGGAAGAGTGCAGTTGCGGATTTCTGCCTATCCTTATCCCGATTACGGTATTCTACGAGGTGCGGTAAGGGCGATTTCTGCCGATGCGATCGTCCCCCAAAGTCAATCACCCAATACTGCCTCACCATACTACGAAGTCACGATTCAGCCAGAAAAACCTTATCTAGTCAAAGGCGATCGCACCTACTCGCTCAAACCTGGAATGGAAGTTAATGCAGATATTGTTGCCCAAGAAGAAACCGTGCTGAAATTTTTACTCAGAAAGGCAAGGTTACTGACGAGTTGGTAG
- a CDS encoding HpcH/HpaI aldolase family protein — protein MYQNQLKHKLHQGEVVLGLFTNCAYPAFIEICGHAGLDFVVIDLEHGSLNTLIAEDLCRAADCVELAPIIRVSQNNPAQIQKALDVGSAGVQVPQIETKADAEAVVKGAKFSPLGARGLSLYTRAGVYTAAGTQRIEQLNETSLVVVQVEGKQGIDNLAEIASVPHIDVIFLGPYDLSQSLGIAGQVRDPRVVELMRTGVETIRQAGKAAGTFADTPEIAQQWIATGVQFVALGVDVGVFLRACQALVKAVRSQ, from the coding sequence ATGTATCAAAACCAACTCAAACACAAATTACACCAGGGCGAGGTTGTCTTGGGATTATTTACCAACTGCGCTTATCCGGCATTTATCGAAATTTGCGGACATGCAGGTTTGGATTTTGTTGTGATTGATTTAGAACACGGTTCTCTTAATACTCTAATAGCGGAAGATTTATGTCGCGCTGCTGACTGCGTGGAGTTAGCACCAATTATTCGTGTCAGTCAGAACAATCCAGCCCAGATCCAAAAAGCGCTTGATGTTGGTAGTGCGGGGGTACAAGTGCCGCAAATCGAGACGAAAGCCGATGCGGAAGCAGTAGTAAAGGGAGCAAAGTTCAGTCCATTGGGGGCGCGAGGGTTGTCACTCTATACCCGTGCCGGGGTTTACACAGCCGCCGGAACGCAAAGAATCGAGCAGTTAAATGAAACATCTTTAGTTGTCGTTCAGGTCGAAGGCAAACAAGGTATTGATAACTTAGCAGAAATTGCCAGCGTTCCCCACATTGATGTTATCTTTCTCGGTCCTTACGATTTGTCGCAATCTTTAGGAATTGCCGGACAAGTACGAGATCCCCGTGTCGTTGAGTTGATGCGGACTGGAGTAGAAACTATCCGTCAGGCTGGCAAAGCAGCGGGGACATTTGCCGACACTCCAGAAATTGCCCAGCAATGGATTGCAACTGGCGTGCAGTTTGTGGCTTTAGGTGTAGATGTAGGAGTTTTCTTGCGTGCTTGTCAGGCGTTGGTTAAAGCCGTGCGATCGCAGTAA
- the glp gene encoding gephyrin-like molybdotransferase Glp: MLPVSQAEATILDLVKPLDKQRDAEFVSLLIAIERILAAPAIGHLDFPHWDNSAMDGYAVRYEDVQYASSQQPVVLEIVDEIPAGRSPQQLIKAGQAARIFTGAVMPEGADTVVMQEQTQREGDRVTILTAPQPQAFVRHQASYYQAGKTLLAPGTMLRAAQIAVLAAAQCNQLKVYRRPRVAIISTGDELVHPETPLEIGQLVDSNQYALTALVTQTGAEPIPMGIVPDRPLVLQKAFSKAIATADVVLSSGGVSVGDYDYVEEILTALGAEMHVRSVAMKPGKPLTVAKFSPAHATERKLVLYFGLPGNPVSALVCFWRFVQPALRKLSGLADNWGPAYVKARSRQDLSSDGKRETYIWGQLHLIDGYFEFQPASGSLNSGNLINFAQANGLAMIPMGQTAVASGDEVRVLQFGFPIMS; this comes from the coding sequence ATGCTGCCAGTCAGCCAAGCGGAGGCAACAATTTTAGACTTGGTGAAACCCCTGGACAAACAACGAGATGCAGAGTTTGTTTCTCTATTAATTGCCATCGAGCGGATATTGGCAGCACCAGCGATCGGTCATTTAGATTTTCCCCACTGGGATAATTCGGCGATGGATGGCTATGCAGTGCGTTATGAGGACGTACAATATGCTAGTTCACAACAGCCAGTGGTTTTGGAGATAGTTGATGAAATTCCAGCGGGGCGATCGCCACAGCAGTTGATTAAGGCAGGGCAAGCAGCACGAATTTTCACGGGTGCAGTGATGCCAGAAGGGGCTGATACTGTGGTGATGCAGGAACAAACGCAGCGAGAGGGCGATCGCGTCACTATTTTGACAGCTCCTCAACCTCAAGCCTTTGTTCGCCACCAGGCATCCTACTATCAAGCAGGAAAAACCTTATTAGCCCCAGGAACCATGCTACGGGCGGCTCAAATTGCCGTGCTAGCAGCCGCACAGTGCAATCAATTGAAAGTCTATCGTCGTCCCCGCGTGGCAATTATCTCGACGGGAGATGAACTAGTTCACCCTGAAACTCCATTGGAAATCGGACAACTTGTCGATTCAAATCAGTATGCGTTGACGGCTTTGGTGACGCAGACGGGGGCAGAACCAATCCCAATGGGTATCGTTCCCGATCGCCCTTTAGTGCTGCAAAAAGCATTTTCTAAAGCGATCGCGACTGCTGATGTGGTGTTATCTTCTGGTGGCGTTTCTGTGGGTGATTACGACTATGTAGAGGAGATCTTAACGGCTTTGGGGGCGGAAATGCACGTTCGATCTGTGGCAATGAAACCCGGAAAGCCGCTGACAGTGGCGAAGTTTTCTCCTGCTCATGCTACCGAACGGAAGCTAGTTCTATATTTTGGGCTACCAGGTAATCCCGTTTCGGCTTTGGTATGTTTTTGGCGATTCGTTCAACCTGCTTTACGGAAGTTGTCGGGACTGGCTGACAATTGGGGACCGGCTTACGTCAAAGCGCGATCGCGTCAAGATTTGAGTTCTGATGGCAAGCGAGAAACTTATATTTGGGGACAGCTGCATTTGATCGATGGTTATTTTGAGTTTCAGCCCGCTAGCGGTAGTCTTAACTCTGGCAATTTGATTAATTTTGCTCAAGCTAATGGGTTGGCAATGATTCCTATGGGGCAAACTGCGGTTGCATCTGGGGATGAAGTAAGAGTTTTACAGTTTGGTTTTCCGATCATGAGTTAG
- a CDS encoding DUF2949 domain-containing protein produces MLNNQLEQKGEVQMSPAKYMQFLQFLQEDLSISAASIDMATRHREQDPGPLPMILWQYGLVTLEQLDRIYDWLERA; encoded by the coding sequence ATGCTTAATAATCAGTTGGAACAAAAAGGTGAAGTCCAAATGTCACCAGCAAAGTACATGCAGTTTCTGCAATTTCTACAAGAAGACTTATCAATTTCGGCAGCATCGATTGATATGGCTACCCGCCATCGAGAACAAGATCCTGGTCCTTTGCCAATGATCTTATGGCAATATGGCTTAGTCACGCTCGAACAACTAGATCGAATTTATGACTGGTTGGAAAGAGCGTAG
- the sfsA gene encoding DNA/RNA nuclease SfsA, translating into MLYTYPPLHAGILLKRYKRFLADIELETGEVVTAHCANTGPMTGICTPGSRVLVSYSSVTTRKLPYTWEAIEVNDNEPTWVVVNTALPNRIVKLALAQKLFPELGSYSQIRCEVPYGADRKSRVDFLLTGDRPIYIEVKSTTWAQQRLAMFPDTETIRGQKHLRELSALLPHARAVMFYAINRGDCTQFAPGDAADPVYGHLLREAMQLGLEVLPCRFEVTPVGVRYLGLADLKI; encoded by the coding sequence ATGCTTTACACCTATCCACCTCTTCATGCTGGAATTTTACTCAAACGCTATAAGCGCTTTCTGGCTGATATTGAGCTGGAAACGGGGGAAGTGGTAACGGCACATTGTGCAAATACTGGTCCGATGACGGGGATTTGTACGCCTGGAAGTCGGGTACTAGTGTCGTATAGCTCGGTTACTACGCGCAAATTACCTTATACTTGGGAGGCGATTGAAGTCAACGACAACGAGCCTACCTGGGTAGTTGTGAATACTGCTTTACCCAATCGTATTGTCAAGCTGGCACTGGCACAAAAACTGTTTCCCGAACTCGGTAGCTATAGCCAAATTCGCTGTGAAGTCCCCTATGGTGCAGATCGGAAAAGTCGCGTAGACTTTTTATTGACTGGCGATCGCCCGATTTATATTGAAGTTAAAAGCACGACATGGGCGCAGCAAAGATTAGCTATGTTCCCTGATACCGAAACGATACGAGGACAAAAGCATTTACGAGAATTGAGCGCGCTTTTGCCTCACGCAAGGGCAGTCATGTTTTATGCTATTAACCGGGGTGACTGTACGCAGTTTGCTCCTGGTGATGCTGCCGATCCAGTCTACGGTCACCTGTTGCGTGAAGCTATGCAACTAGGTTTGGAGGTTTTGCCTTGCCGCTTTGAGGTAACTCCGGTTGGAGTGCGCTATTTGGGTTTGGCAGATCTAAAAATATGA
- a CDS encoding tetratricopeptide repeat protein, translating into MTATTLKQTILQHMNQQSSSATKTLNLLSIGQRGVGKTVFLAGSYIELHSGFTAERPQKLWFDSHNSQEQEKIEKVLNYITQTGQYPPPTMKIASFNFSLKRHGWWKTKTLCDFSWWDLPGESCDFNNPKYQKLVLSSHGCCAFINAEALVNNAAYLPQLTQTIDQVAAIASLVNQHNIKYAIALVFTKCDLLAPEPLSLLQIEEKIQPLLSRLDAAKTNYQKFYSAIPLVTFAGVPQLKPTGAATPILWLVSELKRLHQTQPKQDLGSGLKQQLLSPVEQTFIFKQMLGSKSLPLILSGIGILGVVGIAVTSLWGGKPLAIAPKAASDTDSKIQAYEQLLQNDPGNFDALVELANLRIQQGQPNLAIPLMEKLVRQEPERLELQLNLAQLYKLTEQLPKAESTYDRVLLQEKDNVAALVNKALIRVEQGDRQTANRLFSQAEKAAPSNLKAKVRDIAKNSLSSRE; encoded by the coding sequence ATGACCGCTACTACTCTAAAACAGACGATCTTACAGCACATGAATCAGCAATCTAGCAGTGCCACCAAGACATTAAATTTATTGAGTATCGGTCAAAGAGGAGTTGGCAAAACAGTGTTTTTGGCTGGCAGCTACATCGAACTGCATTCGGGTTTCACAGCAGAACGCCCGCAAAAATTATGGTTTGATAGCCACAACAGTCAAGAGCAAGAAAAGATTGAAAAAGTTCTGAACTATATTACGCAAACAGGTCAATATCCGCCCCCCACAATGAAAATTGCCAGTTTCAACTTTAGTTTGAAGCGACATGGTTGGTGGAAAACCAAGACTCTCTGCGATTTTAGTTGGTGGGATTTACCAGGGGAATCTTGCGACTTTAATAACCCTAAATATCAAAAACTCGTGTTGAGTTCTCATGGTTGCTGTGCGTTTATTAATGCAGAAGCGTTAGTAAACAATGCTGCTTACCTACCACAACTAACGCAAACGATCGATCAAGTGGCAGCGATCGCCTCTTTAGTCAACCAACATAATATCAAATACGCGATCGCTCTAGTTTTCACCAAATGCGATTTACTTGCCCCAGAACCGTTAAGCCTGCTGCAAATTGAGGAAAAAATTCAACCTCTCCTATCTCGTCTAGATGCAGCCAAAACGAACTATCAAAAATTTTACTCTGCCATCCCGCTAGTCACGTTTGCAGGCGTACCCCAACTTAAACCAACTGGTGCAGCTACACCGATTCTATGGCTTGTATCAGAGTTGAAAAGATTGCACCAAACGCAACCTAAACAAGATTTGGGCAGTGGTTTAAAGCAACAGCTACTTTCTCCCGTTGAGCAAACGTTTATTTTCAAACAGATGCTCGGTAGCAAAAGCCTGCCCCTAATCCTATCAGGTATAGGTATCTTAGGAGTTGTAGGAATTGCTGTCACCTCATTGTGGGGCGGAAAACCACTAGCGATCGCACCCAAAGCTGCTTCAGACACAGACAGCAAAATTCAAGCCTACGAGCAACTTCTACAAAACGATCCCGGCAACTTTGATGCCTTAGTCGAGCTAGCAAACCTACGTATCCAACAAGGACAACCAAATTTAGCCATTCCGTTAATGGAAAAACTCGTCAGGCAAGAGCCAGAAAGACTGGAACTCCAATTGAATTTAGCTCAGCTTTACAAACTAACCGAACAACTGCCAAAAGCAGAATCCACTTACGATCGCGTCCTCTTACAAGAAAAAGACAATGTTGCAGCTTTGGTCAATAAAGCCCTGATCCGCGTCGAACAAGGCGATCGCCAAACCGCCAATCGCCTCTTTTCACAAGCAGAAAAAGCTGCCCCATCCAATTTGAAAGCCAAAGTTCGCGATATTGCTAAAAATAGCCTTTCGAGTAGGGAGTAG
- the ftsH gene encoding ATP-dependent zinc metalloprotease FtsH: MPVETNNNRQFKPPRVRQFGGSLLILLTVLLLLNFIVPSFGARQPQVAYSDFIAQVEANRVDRAIVGGDRIEFTLKADPNQPESSLPANQVLTTTPVAIDLDLPKILRDHNVKFTAPAPSNSGWIGTLLSWVVPPLIFFGIWGFLLNRQGGGGPAALTVGKSKARIYSEGSTGVKFTDVAGVDEAKAELQEIVDFLKNASKYTRLGAKIPKGVLLVGPPGTGKTLLAKAIAGEAGVPFFSISGSEFIELFVGVGAARVRDMFVQAKQQSPCIVFIDELDALGKSRGGANGFPGGNDEREQTLNQLLTEMDGFDANTGVIIIAATNRPEVLDPALRRPGRFDRQVVVDRPDKIGRESILKVHARSVKLAEDVDLGTIATRTPGFAGADLANLVNEAALLAARQNRDAVTQADFNEAIERVIGGLEKRSRVLNETEKKTVAYHEVGHAIIAALMPGAGRVEKISVVPRGVGALGYTLQLPEEDRFLMIEDEIRGRIATLLGGRSAEELIFGKVSTGASDDIQKATDLAERAVTLYGMSDELGPVAFEKTQQEFLGGYGNPRRSVSPRVAEEIDREVKEIVDGAHHIALATLSNNKELLEETAQLLLHKEILEGAELRERLNRAQAPADMEEWLRSGKLPQDQPLMQSVLV; the protein is encoded by the coding sequence ATGCCTGTTGAAACCAATAATAATCGCCAGTTCAAACCGCCTAGAGTCCGGCAGTTTGGTGGCAGTTTACTCATTTTGTTGACTGTTCTATTACTGCTCAACTTTATTGTTCCCAGTTTTGGAGCTAGACAGCCACAAGTTGCTTATAGTGACTTTATTGCACAAGTAGAAGCAAATCGGGTAGATAGAGCTATTGTAGGGGGCGATCGCATTGAGTTTACTCTTAAAGCAGATCCTAACCAACCGGAAAGTAGCCTTCCGGCAAACCAAGTTCTCACGACTACGCCAGTCGCAATTGACTTAGATTTACCTAAGATCCTGCGCGATCATAATGTTAAGTTTACTGCTCCAGCACCAAGTAATAGTGGTTGGATCGGTACTCTTCTCAGTTGGGTTGTACCTCCATTAATTTTCTTTGGGATTTGGGGTTTTCTACTCAACCGTCAAGGTGGCGGCGGTCCCGCAGCTTTAACTGTTGGTAAAAGTAAAGCGCGGATCTACTCTGAAGGTAGTACTGGCGTGAAGTTTACCGATGTAGCCGGGGTTGACGAAGCCAAGGCAGAACTACAAGAAATCGTAGATTTCCTGAAAAATGCGAGTAAATATACCCGTTTAGGTGCGAAAATTCCCAAAGGCGTGCTGTTGGTAGGTCCTCCTGGAACAGGTAAAACTCTGCTAGCAAAAGCGATCGCGGGTGAAGCTGGTGTCCCCTTCTTCAGTATCTCCGGTTCGGAATTTATCGAGCTATTCGTCGGTGTCGGTGCAGCGCGGGTACGCGACATGTTCGTCCAGGCGAAGCAACAATCTCCCTGTATCGTCTTTATTGACGAGTTAGATGCTTTGGGTAAGTCTCGCGGTGGTGCGAATGGTTTCCCTGGTGGTAATGACGAACGGGAACAAACCCTGAACCAGTTACTGACCGAAATGGATGGTTTTGATGCCAACACGGGTGTCATTATCATTGCTGCAACTAACCGTCCTGAAGTCTTAGACCCTGCATTACGTCGTCCTGGTCGTTTTGACCGTCAGGTAGTGGTAGACCGTCCTGATAAAATCGGTCGAGAATCGATTCTTAAAGTCCACGCGAGAAGCGTTAAATTAGCCGAGGATGTCGATTTAGGTACGATCGCTACCCGGACTCCCGGTTTTGCTGGTGCTGACTTAGCTAACTTAGTCAACGAGGCGGCGCTATTAGCGGCACGACAAAATCGCGATGCTGTTACTCAAGCGGATTTTAACGAAGCAATCGAACGAGTTATTGGTGGTTTAGAAAAGCGATCGCGGGTACTCAATGAAACCGAGAAAAAGACGGTTGCTTATCACGAAGTCGGCCACGCGATTATCGCCGCTTTGATGCCAGGTGCGGGTAGAGTCGAGAAAATCTCTGTCGTGCCTCGCGGTGTTGGTGCTTTGGGTTACACTCTCCAGTTACCAGAAGAAGACCGCTTTTTGATGATAGAGGATGAAATTCGCGGTCGAATTGCTACGCTATTAGGCGGGCGATCGGCAGAAGAGTTAATCTTTGGTAAAGTCTCGACTGGTGCGAGTGACGACATTCAAAAAGCTACCGACTTGGCAGAGCGTGCCGTTACCCTGTATGGTATGAGCGATGAATTGGGACCTGTAGCGTTTGAAAAGACTCAGCAAGAGTTTCTCGGTGGATATGGCAATCCTCGCCGTTCTGTCAGTCCGAGAGTCGCCGAGGAGATCGATCGCGAGGTGAAAGAAATAGTTGATGGAGCGCATCACATCGCGCTGGCTACCTTGTCCAATAATAAGGAGTTATTGGAAGAAACAGCTCAGTTGTTATTACACAAAGAAATTCTTGAAGGTGCAGAACTGCGGGAACGACTCAACCGCGCTCAAGCTCCAGCTGATATGGAAGAGTGGTTGCGATCGGGTAAACTACCTCAAGATCAGCCTTTGATGCAATCTGTTTTGGTGTAG
- a CDS encoding pyridoxal-phosphate-dependent aminotransferase family protein: MNDKLMLMIPGPTPVPEAALLALAKHPIGHRTSEFSNILAEVTANLKWLHQTESDVLMLTASGTGAVEAGIINFLSPGDRVLVGCNGKFGDRWGEVAEAYGLQVEKITAEWGQPLDPAVFAQKLAADKDKQIKAVILTHSETSTGVLNDLEAIVGHVKEHGEALMILDAVTSLGAYNVPMDALGIDVIASGSQKGYMIPPGLGFVAVSAKAWEAYKTAKLPKYYLDLGKYRKSTAKNTTPFTPPVNLIVALHATLKMMREEGLESIFARHQRLTQATREAVKALNLPLFAADNCASPAITSVAPDRVDAEQIRSILKKKFDIALAGGQDHLKGKIFRIGHLGFVSDRDILSAIGALEVALRELGYEGFTPGAGVAAAARVFAS, translated from the coding sequence ATGAACGACAAGTTAATGCTGATGATTCCTGGTCCCACGCCAGTACCGGAAGCAGCGTTACTCGCCCTCGCCAAACATCCCATCGGACACCGCACCAGCGAATTTAGTAACATCTTGGCAGAAGTGACAGCAAATCTAAAATGGCTGCACCAAACCGAGAGTGACGTTTTGATGCTAACAGCTAGCGGCACTGGGGCAGTAGAAGCAGGAATCATTAATTTTCTCAGCCCAGGCGATCGCGTTTTGGTAGGATGCAATGGTAAGTTTGGCGATCGCTGGGGAGAAGTTGCCGAGGCTTACGGTCTTCAAGTCGAGAAAATTACTGCCGAATGGGGACAACCCCTCGATCCCGCAGTATTTGCCCAGAAATTAGCAGCGGATAAAGACAAGCAAATTAAAGCCGTCATTCTCACCCACAGCGAAACTTCTACAGGCGTACTTAATGACTTAGAAGCGATCGTCGGTCACGTTAAGGAACACGGCGAAGCCTTAATGATTCTCGATGCTGTCACCAGCTTGGGTGCGTATAACGTCCCGATGGATGCTTTAGGTATTGATGTTATTGCATCGGGTTCGCAAAAAGGTTATATGATTCCTCCCGGTTTAGGATTTGTTGCTGTTAGCGCTAAGGCTTGGGAAGCTTACAAAACCGCTAAACTACCCAAGTACTATTTAGACTTGGGTAAATATCGGAAATCGACCGCGAAAAATACGACTCCCTTCACGCCGCCAGTGAATTTAATTGTGGCACTGCACGCGACGTTAAAGATGATGAGAGAAGAGGGTTTAGAATCAATTTTTGCTCGTCATCAACGCCTGACTCAAGCGACTCGCGAAGCCGTAAAAGCTTTAAATTTGCCTTTGTTTGCAGCGGATAATTGCGCGAGTCCGGCAATTACATCTGTAGCACCAGATCGAGTCGATGCCGAACAAATTCGCTCGATTTTGAAGAAGAAATTTGACATCGCTCTAGCAGGCGGACAAGACCACTTGAAGGGGAAAATCTTCCGCATCGGACATTTAGGTTTTGTGAGCGATCGCGATATTCTTAGTGCGATCGGTGCTTTAGAAGTCGCTTTACGCGAATTGGGGTATGAAGGTTTCACCCCTGGAGCTGGCGTTGCAGCAGCAGCTCGCGTGTTTGCTTCTTAG
- the rpmG gene encoding 50S ribosomal protein L33: MAKGKGVRIIVTLECTECRTNPDKRSAGVSRYTTMKNRRNTTARLELKKFCTHCNRHTVHKEIK; the protein is encoded by the coding sequence ATGGCTAAAGGTAAGGGTGTCCGTATTATTGTGACACTGGAATGCACTGAATGTCGCACGAATCCAGACAAGCGATCGGCAGGTGTGTCTCGATATACGACAATGAAAAACCGCCGCAATACTACAGCGCGGCTAGAACTGAAAAAATTCTGTACCCACTGCAACCGTCACACCGTCCATAAGGAAATTAAGTAA